A DNA window from Mastacembelus armatus chromosome 11, fMasArm1.2, whole genome shotgun sequence contains the following coding sequences:
- the LOC113126211 gene encoding glycogen synthase kinase-3 alpha-like isoform X2: protein MSGSGRPRTSSFAEPPGVPGAAAASAGSAAAVGSSTGKSGVPQASGSSSSGCSNLKLARDSGKVTTVVATPGQGPDRPQEVSYTDIKVIGNGSFGVVYQARLIDSQEMVAIKKVLQDKRFKNRELQIMRKLDHCNIVRLRYFFYSSGEKKDEVYLNLVLDFVPETVYRVARHFNKAKSIIPIIYVKVYMYQLFRSLAYIHSQGVCHRDIKPQNLLVDPETAILKLCDFGSAKQLVRGEPNVSYICSRYYRAPELIFGATDYTANIDIWSAGCVLAELLLGQPIFPGDSGVDQLVEIIKVLGTPTREQIREMNPNYTEFKFPQIKAHPWTKVFKPRTPPEAIALCSRLLEYTPASRLSPLEACSHAFFDELRQPNTRLPNGRELPMLFNFSTTDGTGSESSQHSSVPGSLNSI, encoded by the exons ATGAGCGGCAGCGGGCGGCCCAGGACCAGCTCGTTTGCTGAGCCGCCAGGTGTTCCAGGAGCCGCCGCTGCGTCCGCCGGATCAGCCGCTGCCGTGGGGAGCAGTACAGGAAAGTCCGGGGTCCCGCAGGCCTCCGGCAGCAGCTCGTCGGGATGCTCGAACCTCAAGCTTGCCA GAGACAGCGGGAAGGTGACGACAGTCGTGGCCACACCAGGTCAGGGACCAGACCGCCCACAGGAGGTCTCTTACACTGACATCAAG GTGATTGGTAATGGGTCGTTTGGTGTGGTGTACCAAGCTCGGCTCATTGACAGCCAAGAGATGGTGGCCATCAAAaaagtgctgcaggacaaaAGGTTCAAG AATCGGGAACTACAGATTATGAGGAAGCTTGACCACTGCAACATTGTCAGACTGCGCTACTTTTTCTACTCCAGTGGCGAGAAG AAAGATGAAGTGTACCTCAACCTGGTGCTGGACTTTGTGCCTGAGACGGTCTACAGGGTTGCCAGGCATTTTAACAAGGCCAAGAGCATCATTCCTATCATATATGTGAAG GTGTATATGTACCAGTTGTTTCGCAGTCTGGCTTATATCCATTCCCAGGGTGTGTGTCACAGAGACATCAAGCCTCAAAACTTGCTTGTTGACCCAGAAACTGCCATTCTCAAGCTGTGTGACTTTGGCAG CGCCAAGCAGCTGGTCCGCGGTGAACCCAATGTGTCGTATATTTGCTCACGGTATTATCGCGCCCCAGAGCTCATCTTTGGTGCCACAGACTACACGGCAAACATTGACATCTGGTCAGCAGGCTGCGTACTGGCCGAGCTGCTGCTTGGACAACCCATATTCCCTGGGGACAGTGGGGTAGATCAGCTAGTAGAGATTATCAAG GTGCTGGGAACACCAACAAGAGAACAAATCCGAGAGATGAACCCGAACTATACAGAGTTCAAGTTCCCTCAGATCAAAGCCCATCCATGGACAAAG GTGTTTAAACCTCGTACCCCTCCAGAGGCCATTGCTCTTTGCTCTCGGCTGCTGGAGTACACGCCAGCCTCACGCCTCTCGCCACTAGAGGCCTGCTCACATGCCTTCTTTGACGAGCTGCGCCAGCCGAACACACGACTGCCCAATGGCCGAGAACTGCCGATGCTCTTCAACTTCAGCACCACAG ACGGTACCGGCTCAGAGTCATCTCAGCACAGTTCAGTACCAGGATCTCTTAACAGCATCTGA
- the LOC113126211 gene encoding glycogen synthase kinase-3 beta-like isoform X1 — protein MSGSGRPRTSSFAEPPGVPGAAAASAGSAAAVGSSTGKSGVPQASGSSSSGCSNLKLARDSGKVTTVVATPGQGPDRPQEVSYTDIKVIGNGSFGVVYQARLIDSQEMVAIKKVLQDKRFKNRELQIMRKLDHCNIVRLRYFFYSSGEKKDEVYLNLVLDFVPETVYRVARHFNKAKSIIPIIYVKVYMYQLFRSLAYIHSQGVCHRDIKPQNLLVDPETAILKLCDFGSAKQLVRGEPNVSYICSRYYRAPELIFGATDYTANIDIWSAGCVLAELLLGQPIFPGDSGVDQLVEIIKVLGTPTREQIREMNPNYTEFKFPQIKAHPWTKVFKPRTPPEAIALCSRLLEYTPASRLSPLEACSHAFFDELRQPNTRLPNGRELPMLFNFSTTELSIQPQLNSTLIPPHARSHTAASAHDGTGSESSQHSSVPGSLNSI, from the exons ATGAGCGGCAGCGGGCGGCCCAGGACCAGCTCGTTTGCTGAGCCGCCAGGTGTTCCAGGAGCCGCCGCTGCGTCCGCCGGATCAGCCGCTGCCGTGGGGAGCAGTACAGGAAAGTCCGGGGTCCCGCAGGCCTCCGGCAGCAGCTCGTCGGGATGCTCGAACCTCAAGCTTGCCA GAGACAGCGGGAAGGTGACGACAGTCGTGGCCACACCAGGTCAGGGACCAGACCGCCCACAGGAGGTCTCTTACACTGACATCAAG GTGATTGGTAATGGGTCGTTTGGTGTGGTGTACCAAGCTCGGCTCATTGACAGCCAAGAGATGGTGGCCATCAAAaaagtgctgcaggacaaaAGGTTCAAG AATCGGGAACTACAGATTATGAGGAAGCTTGACCACTGCAACATTGTCAGACTGCGCTACTTTTTCTACTCCAGTGGCGAGAAG AAAGATGAAGTGTACCTCAACCTGGTGCTGGACTTTGTGCCTGAGACGGTCTACAGGGTTGCCAGGCATTTTAACAAGGCCAAGAGCATCATTCCTATCATATATGTGAAG GTGTATATGTACCAGTTGTTTCGCAGTCTGGCTTATATCCATTCCCAGGGTGTGTGTCACAGAGACATCAAGCCTCAAAACTTGCTTGTTGACCCAGAAACTGCCATTCTCAAGCTGTGTGACTTTGGCAG CGCCAAGCAGCTGGTCCGCGGTGAACCCAATGTGTCGTATATTTGCTCACGGTATTATCGCGCCCCAGAGCTCATCTTTGGTGCCACAGACTACACGGCAAACATTGACATCTGGTCAGCAGGCTGCGTACTGGCCGAGCTGCTGCTTGGACAACCCATATTCCCTGGGGACAGTGGGGTAGATCAGCTAGTAGAGATTATCAAG GTGCTGGGAACACCAACAAGAGAACAAATCCGAGAGATGAACCCGAACTATACAGAGTTCAAGTTCCCTCAGATCAAAGCCCATCCATGGACAAAG GTGTTTAAACCTCGTACCCCTCCAGAGGCCATTGCTCTTTGCTCTCGGCTGCTGGAGTACACGCCAGCCTCACGCCTCTCGCCACTAGAGGCCTGCTCACATGCCTTCTTTGACGAGCTGCGCCAGCCGAACACACGACTGCCCAATGGCCGAGAACTGCCGATGCTCTTCAACTTCAGCACCACAG agcTGTCAATCCAGCCCCAGTTAAACTCCACTCTCATTCCTCCTCACGCCCGTTCTCATACAGCTGCTTCTGCCCACG ACGGTACCGGCTCAGAGTCATCTCAGCACAGTTCAGTACCAGGATCTCTTAACAGCATCTGA